In one Etheostoma spectabile isolate EspeVRDwgs_2016 unplaced genomic scaffold, UIUC_Espe_1.0 scaffold00007352, whole genome shotgun sequence genomic region, the following are encoded:
- the LOC116678422 gene encoding putative nuclease HARBI1 → MPILRMWFNVGTELRQDFRLTRGAMHSVQRLLQREQDHGWGIELEVLIYTYWLAHGLSYRVVARVFNVPKATVHCIIHRVAQNIWDNLRRAIYFPQTADLPAAGLGFVNISGTPAFHNVVGAISHIRIKPPQRHRLDYLNYKGFYSVNMQAICKSNGRFLDIFVGYPGSVHDTRIMKNSSFYTTRRYLPTGYILLGDGGYPCLETPICLITPFKEPVQGQVQQRFNYYQSRGRSIIERAFGMMKTRWRSTLFKALEVKPPFAPQVIASCAFLHNVCMDNGDTLVPDEDILIDDAQPPREDMADNETSGNDTRNRLAALVSAGVQDS, encoded by the coding sequence ATGCCCATACTGCGCATGTGGTTCAATGTTGGGACTGAGCTGAGGCAGGATTTCCGCCTCACCAGAGGAGCGATGCACAGCGTGCAGAGGCTTTTGCAAAgggagcaggaccacggctgGGGTATTGAGCTTGAAGTACTCATATACACCTATTGGCTGGCACATGGACTCTCCTATCGAGTGGTGGCCCGTGTCTTCAATGTACCAAAGGCTACAGTTCACTGCATCATCCACAGAGTGGCCCAGAACATATGGGACAATCTAAGGAGAGCAATCTACTTCCCTCAAACAGCGGACCTGCCTGCAGCTGGTCTGGGATTTGTCAACATTTCAGGAACCCCTGCATTCCACAATGTGGTTGGAGCAATCAGCCACATACGGATAAAACCACCACAGCGTCACAGATTAGACTACTTGAATTACAAAGGCTTTTACTCAGTCAACATGCAGGCAATATGTAAATCAAATGGCAGGTTTCTGGACATTTTTGTGGGGTATCCGGGGTCTGTCCATGACACACGAATAATGAAAAACAGCAGTTTTTATACCACAAGACGGTATCTCCCAACGGGCTACATCCTTCTGGGTGATGGTGGGTATCCCTGTTTGGAAACTCCGATTTGCCTCATCACCCCATTCAAGGAGCCAGTGCAAGGACAAGTACAGCAGCGATTCAATTACTATCAGTCAAGGGGGCGCAGCATAATTGAAAGAGCGTTTGGCATGATGAAGACCAGATGGAGGTCAACACTTTTCAAAGCTTTGGAGGTTAAGCCCCCGTTTGCACCCCAGGTAATTGCTTCATGTGCCTTTTTGCACAATGTGTGCATGGACAATGGTGACACACTGGTCCCAGATGAAGACATTTTAATAGATGACGCCCAACCTCCCCGTGAAGACATGGCAGACAATGAAACCTCTGGGAATGACACAAGAAACAGACTGGCGGCCCTAGTTTCAGCCGGTGTGCAAGACTCATGA